The Homo sapiens chromosome 20, GRCh38.p14 Primary Assembly sequence AAATTATTTCCGACTGCCTCGCGCCAATTTGGACCGCTTAGAGGAggcaaaaaatgggcaaattcctTGGAAGCCCTGCTGTGTCTCCCTGGTACTGAATTTTGTAAGCACGCGATACAGGAGACATTGAAAATTAAAGAGGAAGTATCTCCCTCCTCCAACATGGGGAGAGACGCTGTTGGAAGAAGTTTCTGAAGTGGTTTCCCATCGCACCAAGAGGCCAGTGGGATGGATCCCCGCGCATAATTCAAAGGAACGCGCGCGTCTTTAGCTCTTCGGGGTTGGTAACCAAGTGGTCCGGCCGGGCGCAAGTCGCCTTGGAACCGGCTGCAGCCCAAGTCTAGCTGGGCCCGGGACTGAGCGGCACCCTTGGCCTCTCAGAACCTTTCTCGCGGTGAGTGGAAGGGCGGCTCCGCGCGCGGGCGCTTCGGGGCCGGTCGGTTGCGAAATCAGGGGGTGGATTTTCATCTACCCAGGAGCCGCTAAGCCCGTAGGGGACCGAGCATCACCCAGGCCCTGGGTACCCTGAGTTGCCTCCTGAGCCCCAGGACGGTCCGATGGTGCAGAGCTCCCAGGCAGAAGTTAGTTTCCTGATACACACACAGCAGTGAGCAAAGTGCGCACAAGTGAGCCAAACCCTGAAGACGCAGGTTCGCGGACTCCCATCCCAGCGTTAGAGTCAAGGAgacagaagagaggaaggagagaagtgaggaagggagagagattATGAGAAAAAGAGATTATGAAAGTAGAGAAAGAGATTATGAGAGCGAGATtatgagaagagagaaaaagagagattttgagagagagagacagaatgagagagaTCCAACTTTCAGTGTCACGGGGCCTAGGCGGGGCAAGCGCCCTCCGAAGCCATCAAAGACAGGGGTGGctttttctcccctcctccagcctcctccccaaTAGATATAGCACGAATTTTTAATGCGTCTTCCTTTCACAGACAACAATACAGGGTTTGAAAGCCGGACACAATTTAGGTTTTGTGCGGGTCCCTCCTCGCGCTCCCTCGGCCCAGCTGGCCATATGGAATCCAGCATGGAGCCCGTGGATGACAAAGGGACCCAGTGACAGGCCCAACAAAACCCCAAGGAGACTTCTGCCTGACTCCGGGATTCACTGCCGGCGATAAGCGCGCTGAATGGtgcggggtggggcggggggtggggggcgggccccttctccttcttcccctctctctgtcCCCGCGAtcctttctctgtccctttttAATATGCACGCCTCTAACATCTCCGGCTCCCAGCTTTCCCATTGTGCGGTTTTGTACCGCCCGCTGTAGATTGGGCGAAGATAGACTGCTGAAGCGGACCCCGCGCCGGGTGCGCTCCCAGGGCGCTGGGGTTAGGGCCACACAGGGCTCCGCAGGCGCTTTTATTGACTCCATGGGGACCCGAGGACAGAGAGAGGCGGGCGCCGGGTCCACCTCCCGGGCTCCCGGCCGGCCACAGGAGCGCACACCCAGATTGCAGGCCCGCGGTCCTGGCCACAGCTCCAAATTTGTCCTCAATGAGCAAGTGGTGGAAGCCTGCCAGGGTGAGGACCTTCCACGCTTCCCCCTTCCTCTCTGGAAACCTGAGGGTCTCTTGTGATCATTCTCACCCTGGAAGCCCTGGGGCCTGGAAAAGTCAAAATGGCCTCAGGCCTTCTGACAGCTCCGCTCCAAGAGACTTGAAACCCTCACCTTTCCTCCCAAGAGGATTTTGGGATTAGGGGAAGTTGCAAGTGGATGTTGAGTGGTTAGTACCAGGGCAGGTTGGGCGTTCAATTATTGCACAACAAACTATTTGGGAGAAATTCGTTGGCCTTTAAAAACAGTAAGACATAAGCCCCCAAACATTGCCAAGCTAGTGTGGAGAACAAAGGGAGACCTTTTAGCATTTAGAAAAACTGCCCTTTCCCCGAGGATGAGCCCGGAGATGGGAAAGGACCTTTACTGGGGTATTAGAAAGACTTCCGAGCCCTCAATTATCCAGGGGCGGTGTGGAACGCGGGAATAAAGTGTCATCGCGTCCCTGGGCTGCTGCGCAGAGTGCTATCGACGCACAGATTTGGTCGCACGGATAATCATGTTTGCTTTAGATATTGAATTAAACCTGATCATCAACTACAGGGAGCGAGAAAGTCAGCTGGGACCGCTCCTTTTGCCCGGCCTCCTCACTGCCACCCAACCCCCCAGCCTTGATGGTGCAGCTTCGGAGAGAACAGAGATACAATTTCCAAATGCGCCGACGTTCAGTCCCTCAGCGTCTGCAGCACCCGCTGGGCTCTGAGCTAGAGTCCCAAGTATTTTTAGAAACCCGCGAGATAGAGGAGAAAGGCTCATCCTCCAGTTGGCCAGGCTTCCTAAGACGCTCCCCCGCGTGGCCAAGTGTGCGCCAGCATCTGCCAAGGAGATCTTCCTCCAGCAACAAGGGTGGGACGGAATCCGTTCCCCGCCGGAAAGATGGATGCGCCCTTCCCGGGCGTGCCCGGGGCTGTGTGCCCACTTCCCATCCGGGGAgctcaccccacccccaaaccTCTACTTCCTAGCAATCCACCCAGTTCCACGCTCAAGGGCTGACCTGGGGGGACCGCACACCCTGGTTCGGACCGCCGAACGCTGGAGGGAAGGAGGCCCGGGATCCAGTCCCCGGAGAGAGGCCTGGAAGCCCGGAAAGGATGGGAGCGTAAGGGAAGGGAGAGGCATGGTTTGCTGGGATTGCCAAAGATTCTCGCTCCCTGGCTTCCTGGGGCCAAAGATCCTAGGGAGGGCTGCAGTATCCCCTCCCTCCCCCGAGCCCAGAACCCCGCGTACTTCCCCCAAGCCCCCTAAGCCAAAGCCTCGCGCGCCCTGACCGTTCCCACCCCCAGCCTTAGCGGTCTCCTAGGTCAGCACCAGCCCGCAGATTTTGAAaaggagtggggagtggggagaaggcAGCCAGTCTTAACCTCagacccccacccacccactttCTTAGCGTGAGGTAAGTCAAATGTAACAAAGTGAAAGTCATCGAGTGTAGTGGCTTCAACAGCTTCTCAGGCTGAAGGAGCCACTCATAGATTTGGGCCAGCGAGGGGGGTTTGCTCTCCTCGCCTTTGCGGCTCCCGAAGTCACTTTTCCTCCCGTAGCCGGACGCTGCCGCCCGGGGTTCAGACAGCGCGCGAGACCAGGGGAGATGCGGGGGAGGGTGGGCGGCCCTGGGCTTCCGGCCGACCGCTCGCAGGCCGGAGGCCGAGCGTTCTCCTCCCCGCCCCAATCCTAGGCGCGGGGTGCAGCCTGTGGTCGGAGGGGCCTGCACCGGGAGCCCCGCCCGCCCCAGGGCCCCGGTACCCCCGGCCTCCCCGCCCGAGAGGAACCGCCTGTGGGAGCCCCGCGGGCGGCCGGGCCCGGCTCCCAGGCCCAGGCCTCCGGCCCGGCGCAGTAGGACAAACgggagggcagggattttttctttttttcttttttaaacacaggatttttattaaaattcttatttaaaaaatcgaAAGCTTTCTGCGCCCGGCGCTGTTGGGGAACCGCGCCGAATAGCTGAGCTCCAAGTTCGGGGCTGAAGGCCCGGAGGACAGGGCAGAGGGCTCCCTGCCTACAgggttttcttttccatatttgagaaatgtttgcacaataaaataaaaagagaaaggaagaaagcagggGAAAacgcaaaaacaaaaacaaaacaaaaaacaaacccaaacaagCCACAAAGAAAGGAGTTGGACCCAGACGGGAAACAGGCCGGTCCTGAAGGTCATTTTGGCAACAATCACCACCGATATTTACAACGAAAAGCGAAATCTGCCACCAGTTGTCAGAACGTTTACATGGCCATaaatatttagcattttcttatttttttttaaaaaaaggaagaaattctctgtatttttaaagtgttctcCACTTGCTTTAGAAGACGGCTGACAATATCGCTACTCACacaaacatattttacaaaatgcaCGAAAGCAGGGGTGGGGGGTCGGTCTTTTTCTCGTTTTCAAGTGACGACATTAACGCTGGGACGGTTTGGTCCCCCCGGGGAGAGGCAAAGAAGCGAAGCTGCGCAAACATTCTGTAAACACGGCGTAGAGTTCAGCCCTCTCCCAAGGTTCAGAAGGAGAGGCATGGGCAGAGCTGGGTGGGTGGAATCTGCCACTCCAAGGAGACGCAGGCAACCTCCCGGCGCCTCCCTAGTGGAGCCGAGAGTCAACTCGACtccataataataattataataataataataaccaccaTAAGGACCGAGGCCTCctcgccgccaccgccgccggggtggggcctgggcctggggccGCGAGTCTCGTTGGGGCGGCGCTCACCAAGTCCACTGCTGGGCCTGGACCAGGGGGTGTGCTGTCGGGTACTGGGGGGTGCTGGCCGAGCTGTACTGGGCGTTGTACTGCATGTGCTGCAGCGACTGCGCGCTGTAGGCAGAAAAGGGAATGCCCGCCTGGAAGGTGGCGGCTGCCAGGTCCTGGGCTTTGAGCGCGTGACATGGTTTGCCGTCCCTGACCAAGACGGGCACGGCCACCCGGCGCGGCGAGGGCAGGGGCGTCACCTCCATACCTTTCTCGGCCCGGGCGCGCTTCATCTTGTAGCGGTGGTTCTGGAACCAGATCTTGACCTGCGTGGGCGTGAGGCGGATGAGGCTGGCCAGGTGTTCGCGCTCGGGCGCCGACAGGTACCGCTGCTGCCGAAAGCGCCGCTCCAGCTCGTAGGTCTGCGCCTTGGAGAAAAGCACTCGCCGCTTTCGCTTCTTGCCGGCGTCCCCCCCGCCGCCCGGGGTCTCCTTGTCATTGTCCGGTGACTCGTCGGCCGAGGGCTCCGGGGACTTGGAGCTTGAGTCCTGAGGGGGCGCCCCGGCAGCCAGACCGTGcactggggggagggggagagagaagcgCGTCAGGCGTCTGGAGGCCGCGCGCAGCCTGCACCAGACTCGGAGCACCCTGGATCCTCCGTGCGACCCTGGACCTCCGCGCCTGGCAGCCCAGCCCCGCTGCCTTTGCCATGACCCCTGCCTTCCTCTACGCCTGACGAAGACGTCGGGACCTCCCAGGGTAAAGAGGGAAATCCGTAGGAGTGGGGGCTAGGGGCTCGCCTTTCAAGGGGCTCACATAGTGTGGGTGAGAATTTGGGGGGGGAAGTGGCACTGAAGATCATCGCGGGTTAAGGGCTCCGGCGCCCTTAAGCGGTTTCCTCTCCGGCGAGACGTgggcagatttttaaaagaaatacccCACAATCCCAGCATTGATCGGCTCGGCCATTTAAGGCAGGTTTTTGGGGGCTTTCGTTTCTGCTTTCGGGCCTTCTAGACACCCCCTGCACTGCACAAAGCGTCCTCTATGATCGCGCAGGGGGCAGGGTGAGCTATTTATACCCGGGCCACCCGAagcctccccaccctccacccgtACCCGGACGAGGCTCGCTGGCTACCTCCAGGGCGCCAGGCCAGTCCCTCCCAGCGGCCGGAGTCCGGGGGCTGCGGCTGGAGCCATCGGTCCGGGTTGACATCATATACCAGCCCCTGGGAGGTATAgcccttctccctctttctccttaaCTTCTCgcattgaaaaaaattttggagACCAAGTTCTTTCCCGGAACTAAGGAGGCTTGAAGAGGAGGGCAGAGGACATCCTATACAGGTGTTAAAAATCTTTCTACGGATCCGAGTGAGGGGGTCCGGGCTTACATGGCCCCTTCCCCTTTCACTCCCAGCGTCCAACCCGGGCTGCGGCTGCAGGAATGGAGGGGACCACGGCCTCGGCAGCCAAGTTTTGCTACTTACGGGAGTACTGAAGGCCCTCGGTGCTGGCCAGCCAGCGCGTGTACGGGTTGTCGCTGCTGTCGTAGAAGGGGTTCTTCAGGGGCAGGCTCTGCACCGCGTCCAGGGCGCCCTGCCCCAGCGGCCCGGCCCTCTTGGCTGGCTCGGGCCCCTCGTTCTCTTCCTCCGGACCTTCGGCCACAGAGCCCTCCTCATCGTTGGTGTCCGGCAGGTCTAAGATGTCCTTGACCGAAAACCCCGTCTTTGTGTTGGTCAGCGACATGGTTCGAGACCCCAAAATTTATGTCGCAAAGTTGTAGCTTCACTTGGTCAATTCGTGGCGCTCCCCTGCCCCggcgggcgggggaggggggagttGGGGGGagggactgggggaggggaggggggaattGGCTTTAATTATTgggataattattatttttaaaaagagaaagaaactggggatggggaggaaaaaaatgaagcccAACCCAgtgcctctctctgtcttctttgaAAGCACGCGGAAATGGACGCAGGAAGCCGGGCGGCCTGCGCGCCGAGCGCCGCGGGCCCCGGCCTTAGTTTCTAACTCCAGGAGGGGTGCCAAGGCGGCGTCAGCTCGGGCTCCGGCGGCCGCTCGGCGCGCGGTGGCGGCTGGTGGCGAGGAAAAAATGGGCCATTGCCCGAGCGATCAGTCCATATAAGGCTGGGCTCCACTCACGAACCTGGGGAggcggggagagggggagaaagagagggagggagggaaagaaagagggagggagggggagcgAGAGAGGGAGCGGGAGAAGGGTGGAAAAAAGGGGGAAGAGACATTAAAAACGCAAAGGTTGGCCACGTGTGGGCGGGTCTTGGGAGTCAAGTGGATGAAGACAGTATTTGCAGATGTGAAATTGTGGGTTTTGGGGAGCTCCGCGCTCCCAGCCAACGGCCCTCTAGAGCAAGATGAGAGGTGTAACGTGTCAATTAATTGCAAAGACGGGgcgagcctttttttttttaaacccagtaTTTACATACAAAGGGCCACCGCGTCGCTCGCGAGTCCACACACTTGAAAGGGCCGTTTTAACAAATTGCATCTTaaaaaaggtgggggtggggaggaggaggggagaaaacaaaacagaaaccaggAGGAGGGAAAAAATCCTCTTTAACATTCACCGGTTCCTACCTCCCCGCCCCCGCGCGCCCACCCCCGGCAAGCCGGAAAATTGGCGATTTGTGGCGCCTTTGGAAAAGGGGGAGGGGGCGAAGGCCGAGCTGCGGAAATCTCTCCTTTCCATCGTTGGTGGTTGCCTAAACAAGATCCGGTTCAAATGGCAAGAGCCCAACTTCTGTAAGCCTCCTAGGTCAATATTTTGGTTGAGGCTTAAGGATGAGTGCTAGAAATGACAAGGCAAGTAATTGATTCCAGTTAACCGCGAGAGAGCCCAAAACCCAGGAGAGAGCTCCGCTCCGGGCCGGCCAGAGCCACCACCAAGCGACCCGCCCCCTTCCAGC is a genomic window containing:
- the NKX2-2 gene encoding homeobox protein Nkx-2.2 isoform 2 (isoform 2 is encoded by transcript variant 2) is translated as MIFSATSPPKFSPTLLHGLAAGAPPQDSSSKSPEPSADESPDNDKETPGGGGDAGKKRKRRVLFSKAQTYELERRFRQQRYLSAPEREHLASLIRLTPTQVKIWFQNHRYKMKRARAEKGMEVTPLPSPRRVAVPVLVRDGKPCHALKAQDLAAATFQAGIPFSAYSAQSLQHMQYNAQYSSASTPQYPTAHPLVQAQQWTW
- the NKX2-2 gene encoding homeobox protein Nkx-2.2 isoform 1 (isoform 1 is encoded by transcript variant 1) — protein: MSLTNTKTGFSVKDILDLPDTNDEEGSVAEGPEEENEGPEPAKRAGPLGQGALDAVQSLPLKNPFYDSSDNPYTRWLASTEGLQYSLHGLAAGAPPQDSSSKSPEPSADESPDNDKETPGGGGDAGKKRKRRVLFSKAQTYELERRFRQQRYLSAPEREHLASLIRLTPTQVKIWFQNHRYKMKRARAEKGMEVTPLPSPRRVAVPVLVRDGKPCHALKAQDLAAATFQAGIPFSAYSAQSLQHMQYNAQYSSASTPQYPTAHPLVQAQQWTW